CAACTAATGTAAAAAATCCATTGACTAATTTCGTGAACAACCTCCGAGACAAGCAACGGAGGCTTCAAAAGAAGTTTGAAGTTTAAGTTTCCTCCTAATTCATTAGGATATCCTTATTCTTTTAGGACTTGCCACAAGCCCATTATCCCTAATCTGCTTTAGCATTTTGGGAATACATTTATTTTTTAAGTATTTTCTCATTATATTTAATGAGCCATTTATATCAGCATTGATTAATTTATTGCCTGTTTTGAATAGACCTCTTGCAATTCGTCTAGATTTATCATAGTTAGCTTTATTTAATTTCTCTAGGTCTATGGAACTACAACCTGATGTATAGCTTTCATTGATTAAGACTACTTTAATACCTACTAACTTAGCTTTGTATTTAATCAATTCTACTAATCTTTGAATTGGTATTTGAACAAAAGATTTAAGACTATTACCTTGTTTAATATTCTTCAAATCTCCAATGATGATATTAGATACTTTATTTTCAATTGCTAAGTCGATTATTTTTCTGCTAGCTTTATGAAGGTAGTCTTTGACATAGTTTCTTCTCTTTAATCTAAGGTTTCTAATTTGCTTAGTATCTTTAACTTTGCTAGTCCCTAACTGTTTCATTCTAATTCTTTGGAGTTTAGCAATTTCTTTATTGAAGTAAAGGTTCTTAGATTTAATAGTCTTACCGTTGATAATGTAGCTTTCACTATTGTCTTTAAAAGTTAAGGTAGCTAAGTTATCCAAACCTAAGTCTATTGACATTATGTTAGAATTAGTATTCTCTTTAACTTCTGCAACTTTGTGGATAATCAGTAAATACCATTCTTTAGAGAGTTTATCTTGCTTAATCCTTACCTGCTGGATAGTTTCTAAATTTACAATGCTTTGAACTGCTACTGGCAACTCAAATTTAAGACTTTTTACATCAAATTCAGATTTTATCGTTTTAGCTAAGGATAATAGCAAATGATTATCTCTAACTCTAGTCGCTAAGTTAGTAAAAATTATCTCATTAGGGTTTCTGTCCATATTCTTAAATTTAGGTGGTCTGGGTTGACCTTTATACTTGCTAGGATGTTTCTTATAGTCTTTGATACTAGCAAAGTAACTTTTCCAATCTTGAGCTAACTGTTTTAATGCTTGTTGTCTATTATGACTATGAAGGAAATCGTTGTGCCAATTACTCTTAAATCGCTTTTCTAGTTGAGTATATATAGGTTTTACATCTTCATTATTTCTAACTTCATAATTGACAATATTATATAGTTTTGTTGTGTGCCAACTTAATTCTTTAATTATCTCTAGTTGTTTATTATTAAATTTAGGTTTAAACTTAAAAGCTAATCTCATAGTTTCACCTCCTTTACATTGTTATCTATGTATTTATTATAACATAACATTGACACATAGTCAACTATGTAATATAATTATTTTAGGAGGTGCTTAATATGGCTAGAAAAAATATTAATACTACATTAGAAGAAGAACTATACAAAAAGATTAAGGTATTAGCTATTAAATTAGACAAAAATGCTAATGACTTACTAGAGGAAGGTATGGAATATATCCTTGACAAATACAAAGACAACTAAGCATAGCAAATACAATATTAATTATCACATTGTCTTTTGTCCTAAGTATAGACACCCTATCTTTAAAGATAAGTTAGAATCCAAATTGTTAAGTTGCTTTAAAAAGGTTTGTAGCAATTATGGATATGAACTTATTGAACAAGAAATAATGCCAGACCACGCACATTTATTTATCTCTGCTCCACCAACTGTTGCACCAGTAGGTATAGTTAGAAAATTAAAAAGCATATCTGCTAATCATATATTTAAAACTTTTCCTAACTTAAAGAAAGCTAAGTTTTGGGGTAGTGACTGAATTTGTACGAAGAGTTTTTAAGTATAAAAACTCGTAGGGTTTGTGGAGTAGGGGTTATTATGTTGGTACAGCTGGTAGCGTATCTTCCAAAACTATTCAAAAGTATATCCAAAACCAAAAGAATGTTTAATTTCAAGGTATCGAACCTTAAAATTAAAAGGCTCATTCATCCCCTAAGACAAGCACAAGGGGTTTTCTGAGCCTTTCCTTATAAAATAATTTAAGATGACAAAAAATCTAATAAATCTGTTATACAATTAACTTTTTCTATATCATTTAAACTATTGATATTAACTTTTATTTTAGGCTTATTACTAGCTATAAACTTCAAATTTTCAAACCTTTGTCCCATATCCACCAATTTTTCCCCCGATAGTTTATGATCTGATGAAAATTCAAACTCTAAAGTTTGTCCCTTTTCCTTTATTTCTAACAGAGATAGCTCCCTTGCTTTCACTTTCATTTTAGCTAATTCTAATAAAATTACTACCTCTTTATGCAACTGACCAAACCTGTCTTTTAGCTCTTTATTTAATCTATGATACTCATGAATATCTGAGATAGAATCAATCTTTTTATAAATTTCAATTTTTTGCTTAGAATCATTAATATAATCATCTGGAATATAAGCATTTACCTTTAATTCTAACAATGTTTCTAACTCTTCTTCTACATCTTCATTCTGTAATTTATTAACTGCTTCTTCTAATAATTTACAGTACAGAGAAAAGCCAATAGCTTCAATATGACCATGTTGTTCAGGACCTAATATATTACCGGCTCCTCTTATCTCTAAATCCCTCATAGCAATTTTGAAACCTGAGCCTAAAGTCGTAAACTCCCTAATAGCTTTTAGCCTCTTTTCTGCCAATTCTGATAATATACGGCCTTGATTATATAATAAATAGGCATAAGCAATTCTATTGGTCCTTCCTACTCTTCCCCTTAATTGATAAAGCTGTGATAAACCTAATTTATCAGCTTCATTAATAATAATAGTATTAACATTCGAGATATCTAAACCAGTCTCGATAATAGTTGTACAAACTAATATATCATAATTGCCTTCTAGAAAGTCTACCATTAATTTTTCTAATTTCAACTCACTCATTTGACCATGAGCTATTGCCACCTTAGCTTCTGGAACCAATGCTTGTATTTGAGCAGCGATCTCTTTGATATTCTTAACCCGGTTATGGACAAAATAAACTTGTCCCCCTCGACTTAACTCTCTATTTATCGCATCTTGTATTAAAGTATCTTCATATTCTCCTACATGAGTTCTAATCGGATACCTATTTTCAGGAGGAGTTTCTATCAAACTTATGTCTCTAACTCCAACAAGGGACATATGTAAAGTTCTAGGAATTGGAGTGGCAGTTAAGGTAAGCACATCAACACTCTCTTTTAATCGCTTTAATCTTTCTTTCTGCTTTACACCAAAGCGTTGTTCTTCATCTACGATAACTATACCTAAGTCTTTAAATTTTATATCTTTAGATAACAACCTATGGGTACCAATAACTAAATCAACTGTACCATTCCTCAAACCTTCAATGGTTTCTTTCTGCTCATTAGCTATCCTAAATCGACTTAATACTTCAACATTAATTGGATAATCAGAGAAACGATCTGTGAAATTATTCCAATGCTGTTGTGCTAATATAGTAGTAGGAACTAAAAATACAGCTTGCTTCCCATCCATTATTGCTTTAAAAATAGCTCTAATAGCTACTTCAGTCTTTCCGTAACCAACATCACCACACAATAGTCTATCCATAGGCTGCTTAGATTCCATATCATTTTTAACAGCTTCGATTGCTTTTAGCTGATCAGGTGTCTCTTCATATAGAAAAGCTTCTTCAAATTCCTGTTGCCAGACAGTATCTTCACCAAAAGAATAGCCTCTCTTTAACTCCCGTTTTGCATATAATTCTAATAATTCTTCTGCCATCTCTTCAACAGATTTCTTAACTCTTGCTTTAGCCTTATTCCAACTATCTCCATCCAATTTATGTAACTTAGGTTCTTTATCCTGTAACCCTACATATTTTTGAATTAAATCCACTTGATCGGTAGGAATATATAACTTATCATCATTGGCATAAAGTAGAACCAAATAATCTTTACTTTTACCTTGGACCGTTAGAGTTTTTATACCTAAATATTTTCCAATCCCATGATTTTCGTGAACTATATAGTCACCTTCATTTAAATCGGTAAAAGAGGATAGCTTAACTCCTTGATCAAAAGCTTTAGACCTTCTTCTTTTTCTTTTAGTCCTCTTTAAGATTTCATTTTCAGTATAAAAGACAAAATTAATTTCAGGTAAAATAAAGCCATTAGATAAATTAGATTTAGTTAAAAGAATATTACCTACCTTTAATTCATCTTTAATTTCAGAAATAACAACAGAAGGTAATTTCTCCTCTTTTAATCTCTCTTTTAGTTTTTCAGCTTTACTAAGATCAGATAAAGCAATAACTATTCTATACTCAGCTTTAAAGTATTCCTTTAGTTTATTTATAAATAGATTTACCTTCCCAGCGTAAGACTCTAACCTTTTACTATTAAATTCTAAATTAAATTTAAAATCTACAAAATCTATCTTTTTACTTATTGGAGACATATAAAATTTATAATTTTTGATATCATAAAAAAATTCGTTAAAATCTAAAAATAACTTATTATAACTCGATAATACTCTACCTTGTTCTAATAGATTTGAATAATTTTCACTCATACTAGATAAAAAATTAATAGCTGCTTCTTTAACCTTAGCTGGATTATCAAAGATAATGGCCCCTTTAAAATAATCTACTAATGTAGCAGAATTATAAAAGTAGCCTAAATATTGTCGGATTTCAGGAAAAATAATCCCTTCTTCCAACCTTTCTAGATCATACTTAATTTTTTCTTTTAACTTTTGAGCGCTGTCTTCAGAATGATTTTTTAGTTCTTCTTCTAGATCAGCTTTAATCTTTTCTATATTTTTATTAATAATGCTTTCCGACAATATAAATTCTGATGCTGGCCCAAATTCTATTTTTGATAATTCTTTATTAGATAACTGTGTTGCTAATTCAAACTCTCGAATAGATTCAATTTCATCACCAAAAAGTTCAAACCTAATTGGATTATCATAAGTATAAGGGAATATATCAACCACTCCACCCCTGATACTAAATTGACCTTTAGCCTCTATCATCTCTAACCTTTCATAACCTATCTCCCTTAGTTTTTGACTAAAAGCTTCCACTTCTAGTTCATCGCCTATCGAAAATTCTACTAAGAATTCCTTATAAATATCTGGAGGAATAATAGCTTCTAATAAAGTTTGTATTGATGATATGATTACTTTCTTTTCTCCACTTACTAATTTATTAAGTACATTCAACCTCTCAGTCTTAATAGTATCTTCAATTTCTAAAGATTCATAAGGTAAAATTTCTATTCCTGGAAAAATAAAAACATCATCTTCTGGCAGCAACCTAATTAAATCCTCATAAATATTATCTGCTTTCTGCATAGAAGAGGTGATAATTAACAAACCATCTTCTAATTGAGACTTTAAATTACTAATAAAGAAATTTTTACTGCTATCAGCTAATCCTAGAATCTCCCCTTCAATTTTGGAATCATAATAATTTAATAATTGCTTTAATTTTTCTGAATGATCAAAAAGAGTTAATAAGTTATCTCCCATCTAGATCTACTCCTTTAAAACACAATTACATAGCTAGTCAATATTATATTGACTAGCTATGTATAAAACTATGTGATTATTATTTATAAAAAGCCATATACAATAACACAAAAGGGTCTTAGGATTACCTAAGACCCTTTATATTAGATCTCAATGTATCTGCTGGCTATGTATTAATTGTAACCAATCATATTCCTGATTGCATTCTTCACAGGTTAAGTCAATATACATGACATTATCTTCTATTTTAATTATATCCCCTTTCTCTTCCTCAGTCAAGACATTTAGCCCTAAGCTCTCTTCATTAATACTTATATCTTCTAAAGTTTCAATTATCTTTTGGCATTTGTGACATTTATAAATTATCTTCATACTATTATCCTCCCTATCAAGTAATTCCAGATACTATGAACTAGAGCCGAGACTAAAATAGCCAATAATAACTTATCTGTTATAGTCCAAATAAACAAAGTTATATAAGCAAAGAGAAGGTGACTTAAAATTGCTGCAAATGCAGCAATTTTATTATCAACAAAATCAAATATTCCTTCTATAAACCCAAAAATCAAATGAACAGTTATTAATTTTCCGCCTAATAAATAGTAAAATCCCGTTTTTAAAAATTCCTCTAATATAGGAATAATATATACTATAACCCCGTTCCCAAACCTAGAAACTAAGTAGTGATTAAAAACAAAGGCAAAGTAAGAAGCTAAAAGTCCCGTAAATAATGTTCTCATAATCTAACTCCAAACTTAAATAATATCTTAATTAATCTTTAATAAAAGATATGCTTAATGGTTAATGTAGTAAATAACTTCTTTGATTAGTATGACCCCAAATATATCTAAATATACAAAAGCCTGAGATTAAATCTCAGGCTTTAACTCAATTATATTTATTCATTACATCATTTAAATCACTTTCTAAATAAAGTTTGATAGCTTCTACAGCTTCTTCTAAAGTTTTATTAACCTTTTTTGATTCTTCTCTACTAAATTTCCCTAAAACATAATCTGTAACAGTACCATATTCAGGGCGACCTATACCAACTCTTAATCTAGCAAATTTTTTCTGCCCAAGATGGTCTATGATAGATTTAATTCCATTATGACCTCCATGTCCACCTTTAGGTCTTACTCGAATCCTTCCTACCTCTAAGTCTAAATCATCATAGATAACCATTATATCTTGAGTATCAATATTATAATAATCAGCTAAAGCTCTTACTGATTGTCCACTATTATTCATAAAGGTTTGTGGCTTTGCTAATATGACTTTTTCCCTTCCAATATGTAACTTAGCAACTAAAGCTTGTTTTTCCTTACTATTTACATTAACTACATATTCTTTAGCCAGGCTATCTATTACCATAAATCCTGCATTATGGCGAGTTAAATTATATTTAGCTCCCGGATTACCTAAACCTACTATCAGCTTCATCTTCTCACCTCTATTAATCAAATATTATAAATTTCTACAGATCGAACTACTTATAAGAAATAATTATTTTAATTAATATATATAAAAGAAGGCGTAATCAAAATTGATTACGCCTAGAATAAGTAATGTAAATTAATTACTCTTCATCTGCCTCTTCTTCTTCTGGTTCTTCACCAATTACTTCTGGTTCAGTAACTTCTTCTTCTTCTTCTGGTTCAATAACTGCTTCTGGAGCAACTACTGTAGCAACTGTTTCACTTTCATCAGTTAAGATAGTAATATCTCCAGCATCAATCTCACTAACATTTAAAGATTGTCCTATATTTAGTTCAGTAACATCAACTTGAATGTTTTGTGGAATATTTGTAGGTAAACATTCAATTTCAATTTCTCTAAGGATTTGTTCTAAAATACCGCCTTCTCTTGTACCCATAGCAGTTCCAACTAATTCAACTGGAACTTCAATAGTAATCTTTTCATCCATATTAATTCTATATAGATCAACGTGGAATAAATCACCTTTTACTGGGTGACGTTGTACATCTTTAACCATTACAGTTTCAGTATCACCATTATCTAAAACTAAATCGATAATAGCATTTCCACCGATTACCTTACCAGTTTCTTTAGCATTTAATTTTAAATTAACCGGCTGACGGTCAAGTCCATAAACAACACCCGGAACTAAACCTTCTCTTCTTAACTGACGAGCAACACCTTTTCCTTTCTGCTCTCTAATATCAGCCTTAAGTTGTAAACGTTCCATTACTACCCTCTCCTTTTTTAAAGTTTCTCATAAATGTTATTATACCATTTTTATTTTTAACTATCAATACTATTAGTTATTTGTGATTAATCATTATTTAATCCTCTATTTATAAGTAATTAATAGCTATTAGAACAATACACTAACTGGTAAATCTTTGTGAATTCTTTCAATCCCTTCAGCTAATAATGGAGCTACTGATAATACTGTTAATTTATCCATTACTTTATCATCAACTAAAGGTATTGTATTAGTAACCACTAATTCTGTAATTGGTGAATTTGATAATCTTTCTACTGCAGGACCAGAAAATAATGGGTGACTACAAGTTGCATATATCTCTTTAGCACCTCTATCTTTTAATGCTTGAGCAGCATTAGTAATTGTCCCTGCTGTATCAATCATATCATCTACTAGAATCACAGTCTTGTCTTTAACATCACCAATTATATTCATAACTTCTGATACATTAGCCTTAGGCCTTCTTTTATCTATAATAGCAATAGAAGTATCTAATTTATCAGCAAAATCACGTGCTCTTTTAACTCCGCCAATATCAGGAGCAACTACAATTACATCCTCCAGCTTCTTTTCTAAAAAGTAATCAGCTAACCTTGGAGCACCAAAAAGATTATCTACTGGAATATCAAAAAAACCTTGAATTTGACGAGCATGCAAATCAATTGCTAACATACGATCTGCTCCAGCCTCAGTTAATAAGTTAGCAACCAACTTAGCTGTAATTGGATCTCTTGGTTTAGCCTTTCTATCTTGACGCGCATAGCCATAATAAGGAACTACTGCAGTAATTTCTTTGGCAGATGCTCTTTTTAAAGCATCAATCATAACCAATAATTCCATCAAATTGTCATTAACTGGTGGGCAAGTTGGTTGAATTACAAACACATGGTCTCCTCTAACACTATCTTCAATTTGAACACCAATTTCTCCATCGCTAAAACGACTAACTTTAGCATTTACTAATTCTGTACCTAAACAATCACAAACTTCTTTTGCTATTTGGGGATTAGCATTACCTGTAATAACTTTCAATTCATTGGTATTTGACGGCATTTAATATAGACCTCCTATTAATATTATATACTTTATATTAATTATAAATTAATAACTATTCAATTGACTTAGCCGGTACTCCAACAACAACATCTCCATCTTTTACATCTTTTGTAACTACCGCTCCAGCACCAGTAGTTGCATTATCACCTACTCTAATTGGAGCAATCAGAGTAGAATCACTTCCAATAAATGAATTATCTCCAATAACAGTACGATGCTTTTCTTTTCCATCATAATTAGCGGTAATTGTTCCAGCACCTATATTAGTATCTGTCCCAATAGTAGTATCACCAATATAACTCAAATGAGGGATCTTACTTTTAGACCCAATTTCTGAATTTTTAACTTCAACGAAATCACCTATCTTAACTTCTTTACCAACTTTACTACCTGGACGCACATATGCGTAAGGACCAACTATACTACTATCACCTATCTCACTTTCAATTATAGTCGATGATTCGATATTAACCCTTCTTCCGACATAAGAATCTACAATTCTACATTGAGGGCCAATAGTTACTTCTTCATCAATACTACTTTCTCCTTCTATAAAAACAAAAGGATATATAATTGTATCTTGACCAATCTTAACTTGACTATCTATATATGTATTTTCAGGATCAACAATTGTTACACCCTGTTCCATATGCTTTCTACAAATTCTATTTCTTAAAACTTTTTCTGCTTTAGCCAAATGATTTCTTGTATTAACACCTATAGTCTCTTGGTAATTATCTATAGATAAAGCTGTAACTAAATTACCTTCTTCAGCTAAAATACCAGCAACATCTGTTAGATAATACTCACCTTGAGAATTATCTGTATCTAGCTTATCTAAAGCATCTAGTAATAATTTATTATCAAAGCAACAAATACCTGTGTTAATTTCATTAATTTTAGCTTCAATGTCAGTAGTATCTTTATCTTCAACTATTTTCTCGACAAAACCTTCTTGATCTCGAACAATTCTACCATAACCACTTGGATCATCTAATTTAGTAGTTAAAATAGTAACTGCAGCCTCTTCTTCTTGATGATAAGTAATTAAATTTTCTAGTGTCTTCTCAGTTAATAAAGGTGTATCGCCATATAAGACTAAAACAGTGCCCGAAAAATCAACTAATTCATCTCTAGCCTGCATTACTGCATGCCCTGTACCTAGCTGCTTATCTTGTTTAATGAATTTCATCTTACCCTCTGTTTGCTTCTTAACCAATTCAGATTTATATCCTACTATTACAATATTATTGGTAGGCTCTAATGTATCAGCTGTATCTACTACATGTTGTACCATACTCTTTCCTGCTACTTTATGTAATACTTTAGGCAACTTAGATTTCATCCTTGTTCCTTTTCCTGCAGCCAGAGTAATTGTTACAAGATTATTCATTAATCTTCCTCCTTAAAGAAATAGAATCAAATTGTATTAAATCCCAGGTCTCTGGTCGAACAATATTATTTAACTTTATCTTATCCTTTACCTCTGGCACACTGCCAGTCATAAAATACTCACGAGCATAAATAGGATAAATCGCATCCTTTAATCCATACTTAATAAAAAGATCTAAGTTTTGATAAGCATTAAAGAGTCCAATTGTATTATCTGCAAATATACTTTCGATAATATTATCTAAACTTGCACCACCAATAATATTAGCCACATTACTTTTTCTTATCATATGCATTGTATCATCATAATTATGTAAAGGTTTTAATTTAGCACCATAAGCCTTTTCTAAAACAGTTATATCACAATTAAAATTATGACCTACAAAGATATCAGGCTGAACCAAAGTAATTATATCCATCAAAATATTTATACCCTCTTTTATATCAACCGATGGGGCTATCTCATCATTAGTGAAAATAATACCCGTCTTCCATCCTTTTTTACTCTTAATAGCATACTGAATTGAATCCAAGTCACTCCATAAATATTCAGTATCAATACACATTATAACTTCTGACTTAGGTTTCTTGCTTAAATTAATATCAAACTTAGGTTTGGTTAAGCGCTGATAAGTTTTATCTAACTCTTTTAATTGTGCTAAAATTTTAGAATCTTTATTCTCAATATTGATTACCTTAGCTATCCTGCTTAAAGAAGCTTTCTTAAAATCATATTCTGTAGGAAAAGTTTGTAACATCTTTTTTAACCTTTTTCCTCTACCTAAAATTACAGCTAATTTATGTTCATAAAGTTCATCTTGATATAGCTCATCTGTATCGAGATAAATCTTCATAATAACTCCTTCCCTAGATACAGGATATAAATAATAAGATAATCCCATAAAATTTACTGATATTAACTGCCGAATTTAAATATATTTGTTGAATATTAATAGCAATTAAGTCTGCTTCAAAAACATATTATATGTTAATAAAATAAACAATGGAGTACTTACCCCATTGTTATAAGCAAAATCATAAAATATATTAAGTAGATTTATTGCTAATTAATCACAGGTATTATAACAAAGAGAAATTATACTGTCAAGCTTATTATATGTATTTTAAATCTAAGTTATCCTATATATAAAAGATGCTTCTTCTAATCTAAACTATAGAAATTAATTTCTAAATTTATAATATTTAAATCTATATAATAAACCCCCTTGCCAAAAACAAGAGGTTTAATCTTTTTTATTTTCCTTTTTATCTAAAATTTGTAATAGTTGTGCACGATCAGAAACTGGATATAAAGAAGTTAATCCTTTTTTTCCTCTATTAAATTTATTTAAAGGACGACCATCATAAACTGCTTTAGCTTTTTTCTTTTTATTCTTTTTCCTGTTTTGACTAACAGTACCTAGTTTTTCTTTAATACCTGCTATATTTAAGCCCTTAGCTAACATTTCTTTAATCTCTTTTAGCTTTTCAATATCATTTTGAGAATAAATTCTTTGGTTTCCTTTCGTTCTAGCAGGCT
Above is a window of Orenia marismortui DSM 5156 DNA encoding:
- a CDS encoding RNA-guided endonuclease InsQ/TnpB family protein, with the translated sequence MRLAFKFKPKFNNKQLEIIKELSWHTTKLYNIVNYEVRNNEDVKPIYTQLEKRFKSNWHNDFLHSHNRQQALKQLAQDWKSYFASIKDYKKHPSKYKGQPRPPKFKNMDRNPNEIIFTNLATRVRDNHLLLSLAKTIKSEFDVKSLKFELPVAVQSIVNLETIQQVRIKQDKLSKEWYLLIIHKVAEVKENTNSNIMSIDLGLDNLATLTFKDNSESYIINGKTIKSKNLYFNKEIAKLQRIRMKQLGTSKVKDTKQIRNLRLKRRNYVKDYLHKASRKIIDLAIENKVSNIIIGDLKNIKQGNSLKSFVQIPIQRLVELIKYKAKLVGIKVVLINESYTSGCSSIDLEKLNKANYDKSRRIARGLFKTGNKLINADINGSLNIMRKYLKNKCIPKMLKQIRDNGLVASPKRIRIS
- the mfd gene encoding transcription-repair coupling factor, which encodes MGDNLLTLFDHSEKLKQLLNYYDSKIEGEILGLADSSKNFFISNLKSQLEDGLLIITSSMQKADNIYEDLIRLLPEDDVFIFPGIEILPYESLEIEDTIKTERLNVLNKLVSGEKKVIISSIQTLLEAIIPPDIYKEFLVEFSIGDELEVEAFSQKLREIGYERLEMIEAKGQFSIRGGVVDIFPYTYDNPIRFELFGDEIESIREFELATQLSNKELSKIEFGPASEFILSESIINKNIEKIKADLEEELKNHSEDSAQKLKEKIKYDLERLEEGIIFPEIRQYLGYFYNSATLVDYFKGAIIFDNPAKVKEAAINFLSSMSENYSNLLEQGRVLSSYNKLFLDFNEFFYDIKNYKFYMSPISKKIDFVDFKFNLEFNSKRLESYAGKVNLFINKLKEYFKAEYRIVIALSDLSKAEKLKERLKEEKLPSVVISEIKDELKVGNILLTKSNLSNGFILPEINFVFYTENEILKRTKRKRRRSKAFDQGVKLSSFTDLNEGDYIVHENHGIGKYLGIKTLTVQGKSKDYLVLLYANDDKLYIPTDQVDLIQKYVGLQDKEPKLHKLDGDSWNKAKARVKKSVEEMAEELLELYAKRELKRGYSFGEDTVWQQEFEEAFLYEETPDQLKAIEAVKNDMESKQPMDRLLCGDVGYGKTEVAIRAIFKAIMDGKQAVFLVPTTILAQQHWNNFTDRFSDYPINVEVLSRFRIANEQKETIEGLRNGTVDLVIGTHRLLSKDIKFKDLGIVIVDEEQRFGVKQKERLKRLKESVDVLTLTATPIPRTLHMSLVGVRDISLIETPPENRYPIRTHVGEYEDTLIQDAINRELSRGGQVYFVHNRVKNIKEIAAQIQALVPEAKVAIAHGQMSELKLEKLMVDFLEGNYDILVCTTIIETGLDISNVNTIIINEADKLGLSQLYQLRGRVGRTNRIAYAYLLYNQGRILSELAEKRLKAIREFTTLGSGFKIAMRDLEIRGAGNILGPEQHGHIEAIGFSLYCKLLEEAVNKLQNEDVEEELETLLELKVNAYIPDDYINDSKQKIEIYKKIDSISDIHEYHRLNKELKDRFGQLHKEVVILLELAKMKVKARELSLLEIKEKGQTLEFEFSSDHKLSGEKLVDMGQRFENLKFIASNKPKIKVNINSLNDIEKVNCITDLLDFLSS
- a CDS encoding anti-sigma-F factor Fin translates to MKIIYKCHKCQKIIETLEDISINEESLGLNVLTEEEKGDIIKIEDNVMYIDLTCEECNQEYDWLQLIHSQQIH
- the pth gene encoding aminoacyl-tRNA hydrolase, with protein sequence MKLIVGLGNPGAKYNLTRHNAGFMVIDSLAKEYVVNVNSKEKQALVAKLHIGREKVILAKPQTFMNNSGQSVRALADYYNIDTQDIMVIYDDLDLEVGRIRVRPKGGHGGHNGIKSIIDHLGQKKFARLRVGIGRPEYGTVTDYVLGKFSREESKKVNKTLEEAVEAIKLYLESDLNDVMNKYN
- a CDS encoding 50S ribosomal protein L25, translating into MERLQLKADIREQKGKGVARQLRREGLVPGVVYGLDRQPVNLKLNAKETGKVIGGNAIIDLVLDNGDTETVMVKDVQRHPVKGDLFHVDLYRINMDEKITIEVPVELVGTAMGTREGGILEQILREIEIECLPTNIPQNIQVDVTELNIGQSLNVSEIDAGDITILTDESETVATVVAPEAVIEPEEEEEVTEPEVIGEEPEEEEADEE
- a CDS encoding ribose-phosphate diphosphokinase, with the protein product MPSNTNELKVITGNANPQIAKEVCDCLGTELVNAKVSRFSDGEIGVQIEDSVRGDHVFVIQPTCPPVNDNLMELLVMIDALKRASAKEITAVVPYYGYARQDRKAKPRDPITAKLVANLLTEAGADRMLAIDLHARQIQGFFDIPVDNLFGAPRLADYFLEKKLEDVIVVAPDIGGVKRARDFADKLDTSIAIIDKRRPKANVSEVMNIIGDVKDKTVILVDDMIDTAGTITNAAQALKDRGAKEIYATCSHPLFSGPAVERLSNSPITELVVTNTIPLVDDKVMDKLTVLSVAPLLAEGIERIHKDLPVSVLF
- the glmU gene encoding bifunctional UDP-N-acetylglucosamine diphosphorylase/glucosamine-1-phosphate N-acetyltransferase GlmU, translating into MNNLVTITLAAGKGTRMKSKLPKVLHKVAGKSMVQHVVDTADTLEPTNNIVIVGYKSELVKKQTEGKMKFIKQDKQLGTGHAVMQARDELVDFSGTVLVLYGDTPLLTEKTLENLITYHQEEEAAVTILTTKLDDPSGYGRIVRDQEGFVEKIVEDKDTTDIEAKINEINTGICCFDNKLLLDALDKLDTDNSQGEYYLTDVAGILAEEGNLVTALSIDNYQETIGVNTRNHLAKAEKVLRNRICRKHMEQGVTIVDPENTYIDSQVKIGQDTIIYPFVFIEGESSIDEEVTIGPQCRIVDSYVGRRVNIESSTIIESEIGDSSIVGPYAYVRPGSKVGKEVKIGDFVEVKNSEIGSKSKIPHLSYIGDTTIGTDTNIGAGTITANYDGKEKHRTVIGDNSFIGSDSTLIAPIRVGDNATTGAGAVVTKDVKDGDVVVGVPAKSIE
- a CDS encoding MerR family transcriptional regulator; translation: MSELDAETPLYSIGVVKEMTGLTGRQIRYYEESELIKPARTKGNQRIYSQNDIEKLKEIKEMLAKGLNIAGIKEKLGTVSQNRKKNKKKKAKAVYDGRPLNKFNRGKKGLTSLYPVSDRAQLLQILDKKENKKD